One Mycolicibacterium fortuitum subsp. fortuitum genomic window carries:
- the secF gene encoding protein translocase subunit SecF yields the protein MAAKNDTTAEDVKDTSVETPSIESTSAVLPKHGFFVRLYTGTGAFEVIGRRKLWYAVSGVIVAICIASMVLRGFTFGIDFEGGTKVSMPSAGSGGTVTVQQVEDVYSKTLNRSPESVVLVGSGASATVQIRSETLSEPEIEQLRTALFDEFHPKGSDGQPSKQAISDSKVSETWGGQITQKALIALVVFLVLASIYIAWRYERYMAMAAMATLVFDLVVTAGVYSLVGFEVTPATVIGLLTILGFSLYDTVIVFDKVEENTHGFEHTTRRTFAEQANLAVNQTFMRSINTSLISVLPIVALMVVAVWLLGVGTLMDLALVQLVGVIVGTYSSIYFATPLLVSLRERTELVQKHTKRVLNRREKGAKSATAKEAAETTDTDATDAPTVSVSAEPAPAKPAPGARPGPRTGRPSGKRNTRR from the coding sequence ATGGCAGCGAAAAACGACACCACTGCTGAGGACGTGAAGGACACCTCGGTGGAGACGCCGAGTATCGAATCCACCTCCGCGGTACTGCCCAAGCACGGGTTCTTCGTCCGGCTCTACACCGGCACCGGCGCCTTCGAGGTGATCGGCCGCCGCAAGCTCTGGTACGCGGTCTCCGGCGTCATCGTCGCGATCTGCATCGCCAGCATGGTGCTGCGCGGGTTCACCTTCGGCATCGACTTCGAAGGCGGCACCAAGGTGTCGATGCCCTCGGCCGGTTCCGGGGGCACCGTGACGGTCCAGCAGGTCGAGGACGTCTACAGCAAGACCCTGAACCGGTCGCCGGAGTCGGTCGTGTTGGTCGGCAGCGGCGCGTCGGCCACTGTCCAGATCCGTTCGGAGACATTGTCCGAACCGGAGATCGAGCAGCTGCGGACCGCGCTTTTCGACGAGTTCCATCCGAAGGGCAGTGACGGCCAGCCCAGCAAACAGGCGATCAGCGACTCCAAGGTCTCGGAGACCTGGGGCGGCCAGATCACCCAGAAGGCCCTGATCGCGCTGGTGGTCTTCCTCGTGCTGGCGTCGATCTACATCGCGTGGCGCTATGAGCGGTACATGGCGATGGCCGCGATGGCCACCCTGGTCTTCGACCTGGTCGTGACCGCCGGTGTCTACTCACTCGTCGGATTCGAGGTCACCCCGGCGACCGTGATCGGCCTGCTCACGATTCTGGGCTTCTCGCTGTATGACACCGTGATCGTGTTCGACAAGGTGGAGGAGAACACCCACGGCTTCGAGCACACCACTCGCCGAACCTTCGCCGAGCAGGCCAACCTGGCCGTCAACCAGACGTTCATGCGTTCGATCAACACCAGCTTGATCTCGGTGTTGCCGATCGTGGCGCTGATGGTGGTGGCGGTCTGGTTGCTCGGAGTCGGGACCCTGATGGACCTGGCACTGGTCCAGCTGGTCGGTGTCATCGTCGGCACCTACTCGTCGATCTACTTCGCCACTCCGCTGCTCGTGTCGCTGCGTGAGCGCACCGAACTGGTGCAGAAGCACACCAAGCGGGTGCTGAACCGCCGCGAGAAGGGCGCCAAGTCGGCGACGGCCAAGGAAGCGGCGGAGACCACGGACACCGATGCCACCGACGCCCCGACGGTGTCGGTCTCAGCCGAGCCTGCACCGGCAAAGCCGGCACCGGGCGCTCGTCCGGGTCCGCGGACCGGACGTCCCTCGGGCAAGCGGAACACCCGGCGGTAA
- the secD gene encoding protein translocase subunit SecD — protein sequence MASSSAPVHPARYLTLFLVLLIGVYLLVFLTGDKQAKPKLGIDLQGGTRVTLTARTPDGSTPTREALNQAQQIISARVDGLGVSGSEVVIDGDNLVITVPGNDGSEARNLGQTARLYIRPVVHAMPAKPPAQQGQQAPGAPGAPAAPGAPAPGTPGAPAAPGAVPGLPGAIPGLAPVAPGVPGEAPAAPPAGAPVPAPQPRPFPLDPAPTPGEPTPAPAPAPGEPAPAPGPAPAPAPAKPGDAKAALAQRISDEKELRQSTNPSIQILALQYQATRCGEDDVLAGNDDPNLPLITCSQDGQTVYLLSKSIMSGEEIENATSGLNQQQGQYVVDVTFKSGGAKTWADFTAANVGTQTAFTLDSQVVSAPEIREAIPGGNTQITGQFNADTAKELANVLKYGSLPLSFESSEAETVSATLGLSSMRAGLIAGAVGLVAVLLYSLLYYRVLGLLVALSLVAAGAMVFAILVLLGRYIGYTLDLAGIAGLIIGIGTTADSFVVFFERIKDEIREGRSFRSAVPRGWARARKTIVSGNAVTFLAAAVLYFLAIGQVKGFAFTLGLTTILDIVVVFLVTWPLVYLASKSPTMAKPALNGLGAVQQIARERREASHATAGRG from the coding sequence CGCCGGTGCATCCTGCGCGCTACCTGACGCTATTCCTGGTCCTTCTGATCGGCGTATACCTGCTGGTGTTCCTCACCGGCGACAAGCAGGCCAAGCCCAAACTCGGCATTGACCTGCAGGGCGGTACCCGGGTGACGCTGACAGCGCGCACCCCGGACGGCTCGACGCCGACCAGAGAGGCGCTCAACCAGGCCCAGCAGATCATCAGTGCCCGCGTCGACGGTCTCGGCGTCTCCGGTTCGGAGGTCGTCATCGACGGCGACAACCTGGTGATCACCGTTCCCGGCAATGACGGCAGCGAGGCCCGCAACCTGGGCCAGACCGCCCGTCTGTACATCCGGCCGGTCGTGCACGCGATGCCAGCCAAGCCGCCGGCCCAGCAGGGCCAGCAGGCCCCCGGTGCTCCGGGTGCGCCGGCCGCTCCTGGAGCTCCGGCTCCGGGAACGCCCGGTGCGCCTGCTGCTCCCGGCGCCGTTCCTGGTCTTCCCGGTGCGATCCCGGGCTTGGCGCCGGTCGCCCCGGGCGTTCCTGGCGAGGCCCCGGCGGCACCGCCGGCCGGAGCGCCCGTGCCCGCGCCTCAGCCGCGGCCCTTCCCGTTGGACCCCGCGCCGACGCCGGGGGAGCCCACGCCCGCACCGGCCCCGGCTCCGGGTGAGCCCGCACCGGCACCCGGTCCGGCCCCCGCACCGGCGCCGGCCAAGCCCGGCGATGCCAAGGCAGCCCTGGCGCAACGCATTTCCGACGAGAAGGAACTGCGTCAGAGCACCAACCCTTCGATCCAGATCCTGGCGCTGCAGTACCAGGCCACCCGCTGCGGCGAGGACGACGTGCTCGCCGGCAACGACGACCCGAATCTGCCACTGATCACCTGCTCGCAGGACGGGCAGACGGTGTACCTGCTGAGCAAGTCGATCATGAGTGGTGAAGAGATCGAGAACGCCACCTCCGGCCTGAACCAGCAGCAGGGTCAGTACGTCGTCGATGTGACGTTCAAGAGCGGCGGAGCCAAGACCTGGGCCGACTTCACCGCGGCCAACGTGGGCACCCAGACCGCGTTCACCCTCGACTCGCAGGTGGTCAGCGCTCCCGAGATCCGGGAAGCGATCCCCGGTGGCAACACTCAGATCACCGGTCAGTTCAATGCCGACACGGCCAAGGAACTGGCCAACGTGCTCAAGTACGGGTCGCTGCCGTTGTCGTTCGAGTCGTCGGAAGCGGAGACCGTTTCGGCGACCCTGGGCTTGTCCTCGATGCGGGCCGGTCTGATCGCCGGCGCGGTCGGTCTGGTGGCGGTGCTGCTCTACTCGCTGCTGTATTACCGAGTGCTCGGCTTGTTGGTTGCCTTGTCGCTGGTCGCCGCGGGCGCAATGGTTTTCGCCATCCTCGTGTTGCTGGGCAGATACATCGGTTACACGCTCGACCTGGCCGGTATCGCCGGTCTGATCATCGGTATCGGCACCACCGCGGACTCCTTCGTGGTGTTCTTCGAACGAATAAAGGACGAGATCCGCGAGGGCCGGTCGTTCCGGTCGGCGGTGCCACGAGGCTGGGCGCGCGCCCGCAAGACGATCGTGTCCGGTAACGCCGTGACCTTCCTGGCCGCCGCGGTGCTGTACTTCCTGGCGATCGGTCAGGTCAAGGGCTTCGCGTTCACCTTGGGACTGACCACGATCCTGGACATCGTGGTGGTGTTCCTGGTGACCTGGCCGCTGGTGTACCTGGCGTCCAAGTCCCCGACGATGGCAAAACCTGCCCTCAACGGTCTCGGCGCGGTGCAGCAGATCGCGCGGGAACGCCGGGAGGCTTCGCATGCGACCGCGGGACGGGGATAG